In the Hordeum vulgare subsp. vulgare chromosome 7H, MorexV3_pseudomolecules_assembly, whole genome shotgun sequence genome, one interval contains:
- the LOC123412586 gene encoding zinc finger protein AZF3-like — translation MMTGSSSQVFIMPGAGQVHYLLAGGAGGGEDPRYPCTFKSLHEQDAVVPAIARGSKRPAAVPGGAHVEPYGCPVCFRMFATVKAVHGHMRSHTDRSWRGMEPPRPEPLGELELELERRYMCDRCKMPFQTRQALGGHRASHSGKKGCSWLEREELAAAEQARKPIVFDVDLNLLPPEAEEQEEEQE, via the coding sequence ATGATGACAGGATCGAGCTCCCAAGTGTTCATCATGCCCGGAGCTGGCCAGGTCCATTACCTCCTCGCCGGAGGCGCCGGCGGAGGTGAGGATCCTCGTTACCCCTGTACCTTCAAGTCCCTGCACGAGCAGGACGCCGTGGTCCCTGCCATCGCCCGTGGCAGCAAGAGGCCGGCCGCCGTCCCCGGTGGAGCACATGTAGAGCCCTACGGTTGCCCCGTCTGCTTCCGCATGTTCGCCACTGTGAAGGCTGTTCATGGACACATGCGCAGCCACACGGACCGCAGCTGGCGCGGCATGGAGCCGCCCCGGCCAGAACCtctcggcgagctcgagctcgagctcgagcggcGCTACATGTGTGACCGCTGCAAGATGCCATTCCAGACACGGCAGGCGCTGGGCGGCCACCGCGCCAGCCACAGTGGTAAGAAAGGCTGCTCCTGGCTCGAGAGGGAGGAGCTAGCCGCCGCCGAACAAGCTCGGAAGCCCATCGTGTTCGACGTTGATCTGAACCTTCTGCCTCCCGAGGCAGAGgaacaggaggaggagcaggagtag